In Sphingobacteriaceae bacterium, the following proteins share a genomic window:
- the maf gene encoding septum formation protein Maf codes for MEKVETILNEFPYKLILGSASPRRQELLKSLGFEFRNNPVKVDETIWPKDLEAQEIPLFLAELKADAYEEDLKDDELLITADTIVWCEGKVFNKPANFAEGKKMLETLSGKMHEVFTAVCLKSANKQTTFFDVSKVYFKKLKATEIEYYLTNFSPYDKAGGYGVQDWIGYIGIDRIDGSFYNVMGLPVKDLYEELVKF; via the coding sequence ATGGAAAAAGTAGAAACGATTTTAAATGAATTTCCTTATAAATTAATTCTTGGTTCTGCATCCCCACGCAGACAGGAATTATTGAAGAGTTTGGGGTTTGAATTTCGTAATAACCCTGTAAAGGTTGACGAAACCATTTGGCCAAAAGATCTGGAAGCTCAGGAAATTCCTTTATTTCTCGCAGAATTAAAAGCAGACGCTTACGAAGAAGATTTGAAAGACGATGAGCTTCTCATAACAGCCGATACCATTGTTTGGTGCGAAGGAAAAGTATTTAATAAACCCGCAAATTTTGCTGAAGGAAAAAAAATGCTGGAAACTTTAAGTGGAAAGATGCATGAAGTTTTTACGGCAGTCTGCTTAAAAAGCGCAAATAAACAAACCACTTTTTTTGACGTAAGTAAAGTGTATTTCAAAAAATTAAAAGCCACAGAGATAGAATACTATTTGACGAATTTCAGTCCGTATGACAAAGCGGGCGGTTACGGCGTTCAGGATTGGATAGGCTATATCGGTATTGATCGCATCGACGGTAGTTTTTACAATGTGATGGGTTTGCCGGTGAAGGATTTGTATGAGGAGTTGGTTAAGTTCTAG
- a CDS encoding ubiquinone biosynthesis protein UbiA produces the protein MNNLLRHNKLLAFFKLVRIENLVMIALTQIVLRTLIVQKIFLINNIQPELENSLFYCLVLSTVLIAAAGYIINDYFDVKTDLINHPDTVVVDRVIKRRWAIILHITFTLVGITLGMYTALKTGYLRLAIFHFAAAILLWFYSTHLKKTLLIGNVVVSLLTASVTFMPLVYELGVMQKHDPTFLLTYKYVNFSIFKITFIYALFAFITSMAREIIKDMEDYKGDKETGGRTMPIVWGMRVSKLNAFFLLIITILLLLFVLYNTIRSERVLFTLNNFYILMGLVIPLSILALYTIKAQESKQFKKASLLLKFIMLTGLCYSFIFYYN, from the coding sequence TTGAACAATCTCCTCAGACATAATAAACTTCTGGCTTTTTTTAAGCTCGTGCGCATCGAAAACCTGGTGATGATTGCCCTCACGCAAATTGTTTTGCGTACGCTTATTGTACAAAAGATTTTCCTTATCAATAACATTCAGCCAGAGCTTGAAAATAGTTTGTTTTATTGCTTAGTGCTTAGCACCGTTTTAATTGCAGCGGCTGGCTATATTATCAATGATTATTTCGACGTGAAAACAGATTTGATCAATCATCCCGACACGGTAGTAGTTGACCGTGTGATCAAAAGGCGTTGGGCTATCATCCTACATATAACCTTTACTTTAGTAGGCATCACCCTTGGCATGTATACAGCACTAAAAACTGGCTATCTCCGGCTCGCTATTTTTCATTTTGCTGCAGCCATATTACTGTGGTTTTATAGCACACATTTAAAAAAGACCTTATTGATTGGAAACGTCGTTGTTTCTTTACTGACAGCCTCGGTTACATTTATGCCTCTTGTTTACGAATTAGGTGTAATGCAAAAGCATGATCCTACTTTTCTATTGACTTATAAGTACGTTAATTTTTCTATTTTTAAAATTACTTTTATTTATGCGCTTTTCGCTTTCATAACAAGCATGGCACGGGAAATAATTAAAGATATGGAAGATTATAAAGGCGATAAAGAAACCGGGGGACGCACAATGCCTATTGTTTGGGGTATGCGGGTGAGCAAGTTAAACGCCTTTTTCTTATTAATTATTACCATCCTCTTGCTTTTATTTGTACTTTATAATACTATCCGATCAGAGCGGGTTCTTTTTACGCTCAATAATTTTTATATTCTTATGGGGCTTGTTATCCCTCTTTCTATTCTCGCTCTCTATACGATCAAAGCCCAGGAAAGTAAGCAGTTTAAAAAAGCCAGTTTATTGCTTAAATTTATTATGTTAACGGGACTTTGCTACAGCTTTATTTTTTATTACAATTAA
- a CDS encoding 3-deoxy-D-manno-octulosonate 8-phosphate phosphatase translates to MLNFKQRLTKITTIMFDVDGVMTDGKVLVMESGEMVRNMNSKDGYALNLAVKKGYRVVIITGGNNLAIKNALARNGVTDVFIKQHDKLACYQEYLSLHKLTDEEVVFMGDDLPDHEIMSRVGLAVCPNDAVPEIKQVSQYISPKNGGEGCVRDIIEQVMRVQGKWEIAKW, encoded by the coding sequence ATGCTGAATTTTAAACAACGCTTAACAAAAATAACCACTATCATGTTTGATGTGGATGGAGTGATGACGGATGGAAAAGTGCTGGTAATGGAAAGTGGAGAGATGGTAAGGAATATGAATTCCAAAGATGGCTATGCCTTAAATCTTGCTGTTAAAAAAGGCTACAGGGTAGTTATAATCACGGGAGGAAATAATCTGGCGATTAAGAATGCACTGGCTAGAAATGGAGTTACCGACGTATTTATAAAACAGCACGATAAACTTGCTTGTTACCAGGAGTATTTGTCTCTTCATAAATTAACCGACGAGGAAGTTGTGTTTATGGGTGACGATCTTCCTGATCATGAAATAATGAGTAGGGTAGGCTTAGCGGTTTGTCCTAACGACGCTGTGCCTGAGATTAAACAGGTTAGCCAGTACATTTCTCCAAAAAATGGTGGAGAAGGCTGTGTGCGCGATATCATCGAACAGGTAATGCGTGTGCAGGGCAAGTGGGAAATTGCTAAGTGGTAA
- a CDS encoding cytochrome C biogenesis protein yields the protein MKKLHILGIIVIAVAIGVIFVSLKNTSTYADFTEAISNPDREFHVVGKLDKAQPQVYNPKENPDQFLFSMIDNKGVIKQVVLHKSKPQDFEKSEQIVLIGKMQGDNFHANDILMKCPSKYNDAKPQVN from the coding sequence ATGAAAAAATTACACATACTTGGAATCATCGTTATTGCTGTTGCTATCGGCGTAATTTTTGTTTCCTTAAAAAACACAAGTACCTACGCTGATTTCACTGAAGCGATTTCGAATCCTGATAGAGAGTTTCACGTAGTAGGAAAGCTGGATAAAGCCCAGCCGCAGGTTTACAATCCAAAAGAAAATCCCGACCAGTTTCTTTTTAGCATGATTGATAATAAAGGTGTAATTAAACAGGTTGTGTTGCACAAAAGTAAACCTCAGGATTTTGAAAAAAGCGAACAAATCGTTTTGATAGGAAAAATGCAAGGGGATAATTTTCATGCTAACGACATTTTAATGAAATGCCCAAGTAAATACAACGACGCTAAACCTCAGGTAAATTAA
- a CDS encoding CcmD family protein, whose protein sequence is MKKILGFVFVLLSFFSKAEGAVDSESPEMADAFRLDGKIYIVIAVIGIIFLSLVCLLVYIERKLKKIEAKVNEVKHDKL, encoded by the coding sequence ATTAAGAAGATTTTAGGATTTGTGTTTGTATTGCTGAGCTTTTTTTCAAAAGCCGAAGGAGCTGTTGATTCTGAATCGCCTGAAATGGCAGATGCATTCAGGCTGGATGGAAAAATCTATATTGTAATCGCGGTAATTGGGATAATATTTTTATCTCTCGTTTGCCTTTTAGTTTATATTGAACGCAAACTGAAAAAAATTGAAGCGAAAGTGAACGAAGTAAAACACGATAAACTATAG
- a CDS encoding ABC transporter permease → MKHWYKILSVILIFYTLIWGLLNPVPRLDILNETIRNVYYHVPIWFAMLFMMTVSLIQSLMALSKTDLVNDTKAYNAALTGFFFSIPGLLTGCVWAKFTWGTWWTFQDPKLNGVAISILIYLAYFILRFSIEDELKRARISAVYNIFAYVMMNVFIMVLPRLTDSLHPGNGGNPAFAKYDLNDSMRMVFYPAVIGWVFFSYWIFQIKNRISFIKSKLDD, encoded by the coding sequence ATGAAGCACTGGTACAAAATACTTTCGGTAATTCTTATTTTTTATACCCTTATCTGGGGTTTACTGAATCCGGTTCCGCGTCTGGATATTTTAAACGAAACCATTCGCAACGTGTATTATCATGTTCCCATTTGGTTTGCAATGCTTTTTATGATGACGGTTTCGCTTATTCAGAGTCTTATGGCTTTGTCAAAAACTGATCTGGTAAATGATACCAAAGCATACAATGCAGCTCTTACTGGTTTTTTCTTTAGTATTCCGGGTTTGTTAACAGGTTGTGTATGGGCTAAATTTACCTGGGGTACGTGGTGGACTTTTCAGGATCCAAAACTAAATGGCGTTGCTATTAGTATTTTGATTTACCTCGCTTATTTTATTTTACGCTTTTCTATCGAAGACGAATTAAAACGCGCTCGCATTTCAGCGGTCTACAATATTTTTGCTTATGTGATGATGAATGTTTTTATTATGGTCCTTCCAAGACTTACAGATTCTTTGCATCCCGGCAATGGAGGTAATCCTGCCTTTGCTAAATATGACCTTAACGACAGTATGCGAATGGTTTTTTATCCGGCGGTAATCGGTTGGGTTTTTTTTAGTTATTGGATTTTTCAAATTAAAAACAGAATTAGTTTTATAAAAAGTAAACTGGATGATTAA